A stretch of the Sorangium aterium genome encodes the following:
- a CDS encoding tRNA pseudouridine synthase B, with protein sequence MKRSAEANPPPMPENTTEGDPPAEPERATSRGARPEGVLVIDKPRGPTSHDVVARLRRALGVKRIGHAGTLDPMASGVLVVLVGEATKLAPYLTAQDKRYTARVVLGVGTDTLDAEGEITAAQPLPPWLDAELGALAGAGGPPGGEALALAAPRIAAAVDAERARREQAPPAYSAIKVAGQRSYALARAGQAVDLAERAVEVRSLEVTGASRGGPGAPAEGAAPAADAAPAAGAAPAAGAASATLDLELGVSKGYYVRSLARDLGAHLDVPAHLSALRRTASGSFTVEQAVSLDAGAEVLRASLRPLADAAAASLPVARLTENGARRARMGQALTESDFSLSPAHPGAAVWLDPDGVVVALGAAEVADESAADGLPAPSATRFSVLRGFSGAPDMRGNAAR encoded by the coding sequence ATGAAGCGATCTGCCGAGGCGAATCCTCCCCCCATGCCCGAGAACACGACCGAAGGGGATCCGCCCGCCGAGCCCGAGCGAGCGACGAGCAGGGGCGCGCGGCCGGAGGGCGTGCTGGTGATCGACAAGCCGCGCGGGCCGACGAGCCACGACGTCGTGGCCCGCCTGCGCCGCGCCCTCGGCGTGAAGCGCATCGGGCACGCGGGGACGCTCGACCCGATGGCGTCCGGCGTCCTCGTGGTGCTCGTCGGCGAGGCCACCAAGCTCGCCCCGTACCTGACCGCGCAGGACAAGCGCTACACGGCGCGCGTCGTCCTCGGCGTGGGGACGGACACCCTCGACGCGGAGGGGGAGATCACCGCGGCGCAGCCCCTGCCGCCGTGGCTCGACGCGGAGCTCGGCGCCCTTGCGGGGGCCGGCGGGCCTCCCGGCGGTGAGGCGCTCGCGCTCGCGGCGCCGCGCATCGCCGCCGCGGTCGACGCGGAGCGGGCGCGGCGGGAGCAGGCGCCGCCGGCCTACTCGGCCATCAAGGTCGCCGGGCAGCGCAGCTACGCCCTGGCGCGCGCCGGCCAGGCGGTCGACCTGGCGGAGCGGGCCGTCGAGGTCCGGTCGCTCGAGGTGACCGGCGCCTCGCGCGGCGGGCCCGGCGCGCCGGCCGAGGGCGCCGCGCCGGCCGCCGATGCCGCGCCGGCCGCGGGTGCCGCGCCGGCCGCGGGCGCTGCGTCCGCCACCCTCGATCTCGAGCTCGGGGTGAGCAAGGGCTATTATGTGCGCTCGCTGGCGCGCGATCTGGGCGCGCACCTCGACGTCCCCGCGCACCTGTCTGCGCTCCGCCGCACGGCGAGCGGCAGCTTCACCGTGGAGCAGGCCGTGTCCCTCGATGCCGGCGCCGAGGTGCTGCGCGCGTCGCTGCGCCCGCTCGCCGACGCAGCCGCCGCGAGCCTCCCGGTCGCCCGCCTGACCGAGAACGGCGCCCGGCGCGCGCGCATGGGACAAGCGCTCACGGAATCCGACTTCTCGCTATCTCCTGCGCACCCTGGCGCTGCTGTATGGCTCGATCCGGACGGAGTTGTCGTGGCGCTCGGCGCTGCCGAGGTCGCCGATGAGAGCGCCGCTGATGGCCTTCCAGCGCCATCAGCGACTCGATTTTCCGTCCTGCGCGGCTTTTCTGGAGCGCCCGACATGCGTGGGAATGCTGCTAGATAA
- a CDS encoding hemolysin family protein gives MSPDFVPLPALGAAVLSAVLGSLFVGADTALTTLSATRLGALIEQATGPTKSAYERIRREDAKLRSRYLLGWVVSTSLTAACFDLFFRRVVPGAALYLGLATTIVVSGALYEVSSTLGRKHADRAASMAVRFLRPLEIAMLPLAVPLGWIGSKLGPRDGEQPSDPRVAEAEVEILVDEVERSGLFGREPAEMIRNVLEFADLTARDVMVPRSKVEAIEISTPLEKVLEIVTESGHSRYPVYKDQTDNIAGLLYAKDLFKVLEERRLKNTTLREITRSPANFVAESQPLSSLLREMKSRRQHLAIVVDEFGGMSGIVTLEDVLEEIVGDIRDEHDETDDGAAIQDLGDGRLVADAAVSMSDLSAYLGAELDREGKYDSLGGMITQHVGKVPEVGTAVSKFGLRFIVRDSDERHIGKVEIVRPRAMGAGGAA, from the coding sequence TTGAGTCCCGATTTCGTTCCATTGCCAGCGCTCGGCGCTGCAGTTCTCTCCGCTGTACTTGGCTCGCTGTTCGTCGGTGCCGACACCGCACTGACGACGTTGAGCGCGACGAGGCTCGGCGCCCTGATTGAGCAGGCGACGGGCCCCACGAAGTCCGCCTACGAGCGGATTCGTCGAGAAGACGCCAAGCTCCGTTCCCGCTACCTGCTCGGCTGGGTCGTATCGACCAGCCTGACGGCCGCCTGCTTCGACCTCTTCTTCCGGCGGGTTGTCCCTGGCGCGGCGCTCTATCTCGGGCTGGCGACCACGATCGTCGTCAGCGGAGCCCTTTACGAGGTCAGCTCCACGCTGGGCCGCAAGCACGCCGATCGGGCCGCATCGATGGCGGTCCGCTTCTTGCGCCCTCTCGAAATCGCCATGCTGCCGCTCGCCGTACCGCTCGGCTGGATCGGCTCCAAGCTGGGGCCGCGGGACGGTGAGCAGCCGTCGGACCCGAGGGTTGCCGAGGCGGAGGTCGAGATCCTCGTCGATGAGGTCGAGCGCTCTGGTCTGTTCGGGCGGGAGCCGGCGGAGATGATCCGGAATGTGCTCGAGTTCGCCGATCTCACGGCGCGGGACGTGATGGTGCCGCGGTCCAAGGTCGAGGCCATCGAGATCTCCACTCCGCTGGAGAAGGTGCTGGAGATCGTCACCGAGAGCGGGCACTCGCGGTATCCGGTCTACAAGGATCAGACCGACAACATCGCTGGTCTTCTCTACGCGAAGGACCTGTTCAAGGTCCTCGAGGAGCGCCGGCTCAAGAACACGACGCTCCGGGAGATCACGCGGAGCCCTGCCAATTTCGTCGCCGAGTCGCAGCCTCTCTCCTCTCTGCTCCGGGAGATGAAGAGCCGGAGACAGCACCTCGCGATCGTGGTCGACGAGTTTGGCGGTATGTCGGGGATTGTCACCCTGGAGGACGTGCTCGAGGAGATCGTCGGAGACATCCGGGACGAGCATGACGAGACGGACGACGGTGCCGCCATCCAGGATCTTGGCGACGGCCGCTTGGTCGCCGACGCGGCCGTGTCGATGAGCGATCTCTCGGCCTACCTGGGCGCCGAGCTCGACCGGGAGGGAAAGTACGATTCCCTCGGCGGGATGATCACGCAGCACGTCGGCAAGGTGCCCGAGGTAGGCACGGCCGTGAGCAAGTTCGGCCTACGCTTCATCGTGCGCGACAGCGACGAGCGCCACATCGGCAAGGTCGAGATCGTCCGCCCCCGCGCCATGGGCGCCGGCGGCGCGGCCTGA
- a CDS encoding formin, whose amino-acid sequence MAEEKKKSKIDLKARLGKTAIGGAPGAAVPLPVPGSQPGSGPPPDMNAGPIGVPSPHPSARPPMPSVGGIAPPPGISPGIPLPPFAPAPRPVIQTPPPKPTAAAQTIKVEVGEEVEQERRKASKKTALYAGLAAVVGIAVGFAIGGAKERGDRGKLAVEGAAALEKDVKAANEKMAALKEKLEAGRAALEGKKFPAELVNELGGINVPFDATNLEGKQIGSLPGRVMRQLLTYTTAVQDLNKTKDSLKNVLSAAQAPVEKSWKEQEEPVVNFSVVFRRDGDKTVAELVPNKAPFPFGKDWPAKYTVSRLERTQQGLKPAEKEATRWTKGDIAGGDLQALPVDPQSVAGLTSEQMVFRLASAMADIRKTLDGNKDNPVEETPGLIKEGDDLANELHKISLAR is encoded by the coding sequence ATGGCTGAAGAAAAGAAGAAGAGCAAAATCGATCTGAAGGCTCGGCTTGGCAAAACGGCGATAGGCGGGGCGCCGGGAGCGGCCGTCCCCCTTCCCGTGCCTGGCTCGCAGCCCGGATCGGGGCCGCCTCCCGACATGAACGCGGGCCCGATCGGCGTGCCCTCTCCGCATCCGAGCGCGCGGCCGCCGATGCCCTCCGTGGGGGGCATCGCGCCTCCGCCCGGGATCTCGCCAGGCATCCCGTTGCCTCCGTTCGCGCCGGCGCCGCGTCCTGTGATCCAGACGCCCCCGCCCAAGCCGACGGCGGCCGCGCAGACCATCAAGGTCGAGGTCGGCGAGGAGGTCGAGCAGGAGCGCCGGAAGGCCTCGAAGAAGACGGCGCTCTACGCCGGCCTCGCGGCGGTCGTCGGCATCGCCGTGGGCTTCGCCATCGGCGGCGCGAAGGAGCGCGGCGATCGCGGCAAGCTCGCGGTCGAGGGCGCCGCGGCGCTCGAGAAGGACGTGAAGGCCGCGAACGAGAAGATGGCGGCGCTGAAGGAGAAGCTCGAGGCGGGCCGGGCGGCGCTCGAGGGGAAGAAGTTCCCCGCGGAGCTCGTGAACGAGCTGGGCGGCATCAACGTCCCGTTCGACGCCACCAACCTGGAGGGCAAGCAGATCGGCAGCCTCCCGGGGCGGGTGATGCGCCAGCTCCTCACCTACACCACGGCGGTCCAGGATCTGAACAAGACCAAGGACAGCCTCAAGAACGTCCTCTCCGCCGCGCAGGCTCCCGTCGAGAAATCGTGGAAGGAGCAGGAGGAGCCGGTCGTGAACTTCTCGGTGGTCTTCCGCCGGGACGGCGACAAGACGGTGGCCGAGCTCGTTCCCAACAAGGCGCCGTTCCCGTTCGGCAAGGACTGGCCGGCGAAGTACACGGTGAGCCGCCTCGAGCGCACGCAGCAGGGCTTGAAGCCCGCCGAGAAGGAGGCCACCCGCTGGACGAAGGGCGACATCGCCGGCGGCGATCTGCAGGCCCTCCCGGTCGATCCTCAGTCCGTTGCAGGCCTCACGAGCGAGCAGATGGTCTTCCGGCTCGCCAGCGCGATGGCGGACATCCGCAAGACGCTCGACGGCAACAAGGACAACCCCGTCGAAGAGACGCCCGGCCTCATCAAGGAGGGCGACGATCTCGCGAACGAGCTCCACAAAATCTCCCTCGCCCGCTGA
- a CDS encoding alpha/beta fold hydrolase: protein MVSFKFGGGRPPRLRSPSGSGPQAPPASSTGNRPQAPPAASFGDGRQAAPPPSSGGWQAPPPPASSGGRRGPPSRRPSLRMETRRVTSFDGTDITYRVTPPPFEGAKTVVLVNGLGGPYLAWRAQVEYLSDQYRFITWDYRGMYASRRPSPDVPEAYAVANHVRDLEAILAVEGIRHGSLMGWSVGVQVVLEAFHRLPGFAANLVLLNGTYRRPLGTMGPLPGLGRLFPPFVALAARAHTLAARVTGSTMAPPDAVHWLKRMGLLGKTLDGDAFAELVQPFGRLDMDALFSNLRALDAHDAEHVLEQIDVPTLLITGDRDAFTPRALAQSMARRIPMAEILVVRGGTHTTAVEFPELVSLRIERFFADHGF from the coding sequence ATGGTCTCGTTCAAGTTCGGCGGGGGTCGGCCGCCGCGGCTCCGCTCTCCTTCCGGCAGCGGACCGCAGGCGCCGCCAGCTTCATCCACCGGCAACAGACCGCAGGCGCCGCCCGCGGCATCCTTTGGCGACGGGCGGCAGGCGGCACCCCCGCCTTCCAGCGGCGGGTGGCAGGCGCCGCCCCCTCCTGCCTCCAGCGGGGGCCGGCGGGGGCCGCCCTCGCGCCGGCCGTCGCTCCGGATGGAGACCCGGCGGGTCACGAGCTTCGATGGAACCGACATCACCTACCGCGTGACGCCGCCGCCGTTCGAGGGGGCGAAGACGGTGGTCCTGGTCAACGGTCTGGGCGGGCCGTACCTCGCCTGGCGGGCGCAGGTCGAGTACCTCTCCGACCAGTACCGGTTCATCACGTGGGACTACCGCGGGATGTACGCGTCGAGGCGCCCGTCGCCGGACGTTCCGGAGGCCTATGCGGTCGCGAACCATGTCCGCGACCTGGAGGCGATCCTCGCCGTCGAAGGGATCCGGCACGGCTCGCTGATGGGATGGAGCGTGGGCGTCCAGGTGGTGCTGGAGGCGTTCCACAGGCTCCCGGGGTTCGCCGCGAACCTGGTCCTGCTGAACGGCACCTACCGCCGGCCGCTGGGGACGATGGGGCCGCTGCCTGGGCTCGGGCGGCTGTTCCCGCCGTTCGTGGCGCTCGCGGCGCGTGCTCACACGCTGGCGGCCCGGGTGACGGGCAGCACCATGGCCCCGCCGGACGCGGTGCACTGGCTGAAGCGAATGGGGCTGCTCGGCAAGACGCTCGACGGCGATGCGTTCGCCGAGCTCGTGCAGCCTTTCGGCCGGCTCGACATGGACGCGCTCTTCAGCAACCTGCGCGCGCTGGACGCCCACGACGCCGAGCACGTGCTCGAGCAGATCGACGTCCCGACGCTGCTCATCACCGGCGACCGCGACGCGTTCACCCCGCGGGCGCTGGCGCAGTCGATGGCACGCCGCATCCCGATGGCGGAGATCCTCGTGGTCCGCGGCGGGACCCACACCACCGCGGTCGAGTTCCCCGAGCTCGTCTCGCTCCGGATCGAGCGCTTCTTCGCCGATCATGGGTTCTAG
- a CDS encoding Tex family protein: MTETQSPVAVPSRADSSFDPVPLLAEELSLPRQGVSAVAKLLAEGATVPFIARYRKEATGGLDEVQIRAIEERRAYLIELEERRATVLTEIQKQGKLTDALASKIRACHTKAELEDLYLPFKPKRRTRAIIAKERGLEPLADRMWSQPGDGSPEEEARAFVSAEKEVPDAAAALAGARDICAERIAEHADVRKLVREAYAKEGVIKVQKNEEHAAKQTKFDMYGSFEEPVANIPSHRYLAIRRGEAEGVLRASIELAPEPLVPPIHAAVGLKPKSPWAGELTKAADDAVKRLLLPAVQSDVRVDLKMQADRAAVEVFAQNLRELLLAAPFGTKAVLGIDPGQRTGCKCAVVDETGKLLEHTTIYLVGSGDSLERARQDLRRICRKYPLRAVAVGNGTHGRETEAFVKDVLASEGLTELFCVPVSEAGASVYSASDVAREEFPELDLTVRGAISIARRLQDPLAELVKVDPKSIGVGQYQHDVYQGLLARKLDEVVESCVNRVGVELNTASAPLLARVAGIGPSLAKKIVAHRDLNGAFKSRKALLDVPGVGPRTFEQAAGFVRVRGGEHPLDASAVHPERYGLVERIAADLGVPVGSLIGDTAAIARIDPKKYEAGDVGSFTLNDILSELKKPGRDPRATFEPPKFRDDVRTMEDLKPGMELEGVVTNVTAFGAFVDIGVHQDGLVHVSQLADRFVKDPNEVAKVGDKIKVRVLEVDLVRKRISLTAKKGGAPAGARPQAGGPSAGGDARGRNDRGDGRRPAQGQGQGQGQQGKGQGSSSGGFRNNPFADLLRK; the protein is encoded by the coding sequence ATGACTGAGACGCAGAGCCCTGTCGCTGTCCCGAGCCGCGCGGACAGCTCGTTCGATCCGGTCCCGCTCCTGGCCGAGGAGCTGAGCCTCCCGCGCCAGGGGGTCTCGGCGGTGGCCAAGCTGCTCGCCGAGGGGGCGACGGTCCCGTTCATCGCCCGCTACCGCAAGGAAGCGACCGGCGGGCTCGACGAGGTGCAGATCCGCGCCATCGAGGAGCGCCGCGCCTACCTCATCGAGCTCGAGGAGCGCCGCGCCACGGTGCTCACGGAGATCCAGAAGCAGGGCAAGCTCACCGACGCGCTCGCCTCGAAGATCCGCGCCTGCCACACGAAGGCCGAGCTCGAGGACCTCTACCTCCCCTTCAAGCCGAAGCGCCGCACGCGGGCCATCATCGCGAAGGAGCGGGGCCTCGAGCCGCTCGCGGATCGCATGTGGTCGCAGCCGGGGGACGGCAGCCCCGAGGAGGAGGCCCGCGCGTTCGTCAGCGCCGAGAAGGAGGTCCCCGACGCGGCGGCCGCCCTCGCCGGCGCGCGCGACATCTGCGCCGAGCGCATCGCCGAGCACGCCGACGTGCGCAAGCTCGTCCGCGAGGCCTACGCGAAGGAAGGCGTCATCAAGGTCCAGAAGAACGAGGAGCACGCGGCCAAGCAGACGAAGTTCGACATGTACGGGAGCTTCGAAGAGCCCGTCGCGAACATCCCGTCGCACCGCTACCTCGCGATCCGCCGCGGCGAGGCCGAGGGCGTGCTCCGCGCCTCGATCGAGCTCGCGCCCGAGCCGCTCGTCCCGCCCATCCACGCCGCGGTCGGGCTGAAGCCGAAATCGCCGTGGGCCGGCGAGCTCACGAAGGCCGCGGACGACGCCGTGAAGCGGCTCCTGCTCCCGGCGGTCCAGAGCGACGTGCGCGTCGACCTCAAGATGCAGGCCGATCGCGCCGCGGTCGAGGTCTTCGCCCAGAACCTCCGCGAGCTCCTCCTCGCCGCGCCCTTCGGCACGAAGGCGGTGCTCGGCATCGACCCCGGCCAGCGCACCGGCTGCAAGTGCGCCGTCGTCGACGAGACGGGCAAGCTCCTCGAGCACACGACGATCTACCTGGTCGGGAGCGGCGACTCGCTCGAGCGCGCGCGCCAGGACCTGCGCCGCATCTGCCGCAAGTACCCGCTCCGCGCGGTCGCCGTGGGCAACGGCACGCACGGCCGCGAGACCGAGGCGTTCGTGAAGGACGTGCTCGCGTCGGAGGGGTTGACGGAGCTGTTCTGCGTCCCGGTGAGCGAGGCTGGCGCGAGCGTCTACTCGGCGAGCGACGTCGCGCGCGAGGAGTTCCCCGAGCTCGATCTCACGGTGCGCGGCGCGATCAGCATCGCCCGCAGGCTGCAGGACCCGCTCGCGGAGCTCGTGAAGGTCGACCCGAAGAGCATCGGCGTCGGCCAGTACCAGCACGACGTCTACCAGGGGCTGCTCGCGCGGAAGCTCGACGAGGTGGTCGAGAGCTGCGTGAACCGGGTCGGCGTCGAGCTCAACACCGCGAGCGCCCCGCTGCTCGCCCGCGTCGCCGGCATCGGCCCGAGCCTCGCGAAGAAGATCGTCGCGCACCGCGACCTGAACGGCGCGTTCAAGAGCCGCAAGGCGCTGCTCGACGTGCCCGGCGTCGGCCCGCGGACGTTCGAGCAGGCGGCGGGCTTCGTGCGGGTCCGGGGCGGGGAGCACCCGCTCGACGCGAGCGCCGTGCACCCGGAGCGCTACGGCCTCGTCGAGCGCATCGCGGCGGACCTCGGCGTGCCGGTCGGGTCGCTCATCGGCGACACGGCGGCGATCGCGCGGATCGATCCGAAGAAGTACGAGGCCGGCGACGTCGGCTCGTTCACGCTGAACGACATCCTGAGCGAGCTGAAGAAGCCGGGCCGCGACCCGCGCGCCACGTTCGAGCCGCCGAAGTTCCGCGACGACGTGCGGACCATGGAGGATCTCAAGCCGGGCATGGAGCTCGAGGGCGTGGTGACCAACGTCACGGCGTTCGGCGCCTTCGTCGACATCGGCGTCCACCAGGACGGCCTCGTGCACGTCTCGCAGCTGGCGGACAGGTTCGTGAAGGACCCGAACGAGGTCGCGAAGGTGGGCGACAAGATCAAGGTGCGCGTGCTCGAGGTCGACCTCGTGCGCAAGCGCATCTCGCTCACCGCGAAGAAGGGCGGCGCTCCCGCCGGCGCGCGTCCCCAGGCGGGCGGCCCGTCCGCCGGCGGCGACGCGCGCGGCCGCAACGATCGCGGCGACGGCCGCCGGCCGGCCCAGGGGCAGGGGCAGGGGCAGGGGCAGCAAGGGAAGGGGCAGGGGAGCTCGTCGGGCGGCTTCCGCAACAACCCGTTCGCCGATCTGCTCCGGAAGTGA
- the hutI gene encoding imidazolonepropionase: MTAPPGAAPAEAAQHPERPFAITARRLVTCDPSRASAGDPLGVIEDAAIVVRGGAIDAVGPRHEVLRPEAGVPIAIEAGGVVTPGLVDCHTHAPWIGSRDAEYAIRMAGGDYEAIAAAGGGIVASMRAARAAAAGELADTLRARLRRMAALGVTAVEAKSGYGLDEATERKQLEAVAEAGRDARLPRVVPTYLALHALPPEAGGDRAAYAATVARSWLPAIAAAGLARYVDAYIDRGAFSVDEARPVLERARGLGLGVRVHVGQFADVGGAELAAALGAASADHLEHVAPAGIAALAQAGVAAALLPVASFTLRQEPPPVAALRAAGVPLIVGSDANPGTAPTESLPLALALGVRLYGLTVAEAILGATREAAVALGLGGVCGAVRPGLRADLAVWDLPHENAIVQPWGAPRARAVLRDGDIIAAGC, encoded by the coding sequence GTGACGGCGCCGCCGGGGGCCGCGCCCGCGGAGGCCGCGCAGCACCCCGAGCGCCCGTTCGCCATCACGGCGCGCCGGCTCGTCACCTGCGACCCGTCCCGCGCCTCGGCCGGCGACCCCCTCGGCGTGATCGAAGACGCCGCGATCGTGGTGCGAGGCGGCGCGATCGACGCCGTCGGACCGCGGCACGAGGTCCTTCGGCCCGAGGCCGGCGTGCCGATCGCGATCGAGGCCGGGGGGGTCGTCACGCCCGGGCTCGTCGACTGCCACACGCACGCGCCCTGGATCGGCTCGCGGGACGCCGAGTACGCGATCCGCATGGCCGGCGGCGACTACGAGGCGATCGCCGCGGCCGGCGGCGGCATCGTCGCGAGCATGCGCGCGGCGCGCGCCGCGGCCGCCGGCGAGCTCGCGGACACGCTCCGGGCCCGCCTCCGCCGGATGGCCGCGCTCGGCGTGACCGCCGTCGAGGCCAAGAGCGGCTACGGCCTCGACGAGGCGACGGAGCGCAAGCAGCTCGAGGCGGTCGCCGAGGCGGGGAGGGACGCGCGGCTGCCCCGCGTCGTTCCGACGTACCTCGCGCTGCACGCGTTGCCCCCGGAGGCCGGCGGCGACCGCGCGGCCTACGCGGCGACCGTCGCGCGCTCCTGGCTCCCCGCGATCGCCGCGGCCGGCCTCGCGCGCTACGTCGACGCCTACATCGACCGGGGCGCGTTCTCGGTGGACGAGGCGCGGCCGGTCCTCGAGCGCGCGCGCGGGTTGGGTCTCGGCGTGCGCGTGCACGTCGGGCAGTTCGCGGACGTGGGCGGCGCCGAGCTCGCCGCCGCGCTCGGCGCCGCGTCGGCCGACCACCTCGAGCACGTCGCCCCGGCCGGCATCGCGGCGCTCGCCCAGGCGGGCGTCGCCGCCGCGCTGCTGCCCGTCGCGAGCTTCACGCTGCGGCAGGAGCCGCCGCCCGTCGCCGCGCTCCGGGCCGCCGGCGTCCCGCTGATCGTGGGCAGCGACGCGAACCCCGGCACGGCGCCGACCGAGAGCCTGCCGCTCGCGCTCGCGCTCGGGGTGCGGCTCTACGGCCTCACCGTCGCCGAGGCGATCCTGGGCGCGACGCGCGAGGCGGCGGTCGCGCTCGGCCTCGGCGGCGTGTGCGGCGCCGTCCGTCCGGGGCTGCGCGCGGATCTCGCCGTGTGGGACCTGCCCCACGAGAACGCGATCGTGCAGCCCTGGGGCGCGCCGCGCGCGCGGGCCGTGCTGCGCGACGGCGACATCATCGCGGCGGGGTGCTGA
- the nagZ gene encoding beta-N-acetylhexosaminidase yields the protein MRLDLELEVLCGQLIVGGFDGVEPPARYLKALAEGRRGGAILFRRNVPDAAATTRLCQALAAAGGPERPPFIGIDQEGGRVTRLPAPFLTLPSMRSLGELADLPLLRRAARAVASELRAVGINLNFAPVLDVDSNPANPIIGDRAFGRDPGAVARSAVAFLEGLQEEGVLACGKHFPGHGDTALDSHLALPTIAHGRGRLDEIELPPFRAACGAGVASLMTAHIVVEALDPGVPATLSRSICTDLLRGEIGFEGVLFSDDLEMAAIAAHHAVEEAAAAAVWAGCDALLVCHREDLQDRVHEALVRKAEREPRFRERCAEAAARCLGLRRRCPPRPASSPAAFAEIVGGPASRAVLEDIERARGARGAEAAT from the coding sequence ATGCGGCTCGATCTGGAGCTCGAGGTCCTGTGTGGTCAGCTCATCGTGGGCGGCTTCGACGGCGTGGAGCCGCCGGCCCGGTACCTGAAGGCCCTCGCCGAGGGGCGGCGGGGCGGCGCGATCCTGTTCCGGCGCAACGTCCCTGACGCGGCCGCCACGACGCGGCTCTGCCAGGCGCTCGCCGCGGCGGGCGGCCCTGAACGGCCTCCCTTCATCGGCATCGATCAGGAGGGGGGCCGCGTCACCCGCTTGCCCGCGCCGTTCCTGACGCTGCCGTCGATGCGCTCCCTCGGCGAGCTCGCGGACCTCCCGCTGCTGCGCCGCGCGGCGCGCGCCGTCGCGTCCGAGCTCCGGGCGGTCGGCATCAACCTGAACTTCGCCCCGGTGCTCGACGTCGACTCGAACCCGGCGAACCCGATCATCGGCGATCGCGCGTTCGGCCGCGATCCCGGCGCGGTCGCGCGGAGCGCCGTCGCGTTCCTGGAGGGGCTCCAGGAGGAGGGCGTGCTCGCCTGCGGCAAGCACTTCCCGGGGCACGGCGACACGGCGCTCGACAGCCACCTCGCGCTCCCGACCATCGCCCACGGGCGCGGCCGCCTCGACGAGATCGAGCTGCCGCCGTTCCGCGCCGCCTGCGGCGCCGGGGTCGCGTCGCTCATGACGGCGCACATCGTCGTCGAGGCGCTGGATCCCGGCGTCCCGGCGACGCTGTCGCGCTCCATCTGCACCGACCTCCTGCGCGGCGAGATCGGCTTCGAGGGGGTGCTCTTCTCGGACGATCTCGAGATGGCCGCGATCGCCGCGCACCACGCCGTCGAGGAGGCCGCCGCCGCGGCCGTCTGGGCGGGCTGCGACGCGCTGCTCGTCTGCCACCGCGAGGACCTGCAGGATCGCGTGCACGAGGCGCTCGTGCGCAAGGCCGAGCGCGAGCCGCGCTTCCGCGAGCGCTGCGCCGAGGCGGCCGCGCGCTGCCTGGGCCTGCGCCGGCGGTGCCCGCCGCGGCCGGCCTCCTCGCCCGCGGCGTTCGCCGAGATCGTCGGCGGGCCCGCGTCCCGGGCGGTGCTCGAGGACATCGAGCGGGCGCGCGGCGCGCGCGGCGCCGAGGCGGCGACGTGA
- a CDS encoding zinc-dependent alcohol dehydrogenase family protein, with protein sequence MKAFALQGSFGLDALRPIDLPDPEPGPGQVVLQMRAASLNFRDLLVAKGLYNPKFSLPLIPLSDGVGEVVAVGDGVTRVKVGDRVSPTFHQRWIDGELSADKARAALGGELPGVAAERVLLDEEGVVKVPQHLTDEEAASLPCAAVTAWNALFAASHLKAGDTVLVQGTGGVSIFALQFARLAGARVIVTSSSDEKLERARSLGASETINYRTNPDWDAPARSFTGGAGVDHVIEVGGAGTLARSLRAVRFGGRVSLIGVLTGGALGDVGLFPILMKQITAQGIFVGSRAMFEDMNRAIAASGLRPVVDRVVPFAEVRQAIESMASGSHFGKIAIRF encoded by the coding sequence ATGAAAGCGTTCGCTCTCCAGGGTTCGTTCGGTCTCGACGCGCTCCGCCCGATCGATCTTCCGGATCCTGAGCCGGGGCCTGGGCAGGTCGTCCTCCAGATGAGGGCGGCGTCGCTCAACTTCCGCGACCTGCTGGTGGCGAAGGGGCTCTACAACCCGAAGTTCTCGCTGCCGCTGATCCCGCTCTCCGATGGGGTCGGCGAGGTCGTCGCCGTGGGGGACGGGGTGACGCGGGTGAAGGTCGGCGATCGCGTGAGCCCGACCTTCCACCAGCGCTGGATCGACGGGGAGCTCTCCGCGGACAAGGCGCGGGCGGCGCTCGGCGGGGAGCTGCCGGGCGTGGCGGCGGAGCGGGTGCTGCTCGATGAGGAGGGGGTCGTCAAGGTTCCGCAGCACCTCACGGACGAGGAGGCCGCGTCGCTGCCGTGCGCCGCGGTGACCGCGTGGAACGCGCTCTTCGCGGCGAGCCACCTCAAGGCGGGCGACACGGTCCTCGTCCAGGGCACGGGCGGCGTCTCGATCTTCGCGCTGCAGTTCGCCCGGCTCGCGGGCGCCCGCGTCATCGTCACCTCGAGCAGCGACGAGAAGCTCGAGCGCGCCAGGTCGCTCGGGGCGTCGGAGACCATCAACTACCGCACGAACCCCGACTGGGACGCGCCCGCGCGCTCGTTCACCGGCGGCGCCGGCGTGGATCACGTGATCGAGGTGGGCGGCGCGGGCACGCTCGCCCGCTCGCTCCGCGCGGTCCGGTTCGGCGGCCGCGTGAGCCTCATCGGCGTGCTCACGGGCGGCGCGCTGGGGGATGTCGGCCTGTTCCCCATCCTGATGAAGCAGATCACCGCGCAGGGCATCTTCGTCGGGTCGCGGGCGATGTTCGAGGACATGAACCGCGCGATCGCGGCGAGCGGGCTCCGGCCTGTCGTCGACCGCGTGGTCCCCTTCGCCGAGGTGCGCCAGGCGATCGAGTCCATGGCGAGCGGCTCACACTTCGGGAAGATCGCGATCCGGTTCTGA